In a single window of the Lodderomyces elongisporus chromosome 4, complete sequence genome:
- the NUP85 gene encoding Nucleoporin nup85 gives MTQANFNGNGYVEVEMLDLPSGDEDGQDSFSQGDESASFSSSTSESATKPITTTTTTSRSPSSPTNSPSQSSLSWSSSPTAISELLHPDTNYPDLVDWLASEEEELVFCFNKDLYQQTCTPSTGFFKAYVEYVNSNFKITEELLAYVKSTQIAKPSTIGLITTNSENEKNTISRLVDDALVNVSQNLSQLIETPVETDEEIAENEKLQDAVVILKCFESTFLNTMVRTKPEIIMEWVNRFDPQPPTEIVNEVVVNEPQSYLHPLFWKHIISKLAMRGLFKQLDEILQHADYKELEELCNPLFTAIEDFRNLMSMYSSYALNGQFARWKLSACEYRDSLADVKSLVHEEGENPKYQIILSQLFDIACLISGMEKTIAAHSENWYDMYLALSLYQIRDDEEVFKYFFEASISEKPPPPPHQSTTSSSSLLSSSWSSSMLAPKNGEQDLDAMTEECLLNILKGNLMKALETVYYLSPATAAYLSLFMDLKNLLEGYYTSQVLHSTANSDNSKKTASEYFLTRHAYNNLDIHELVPVGIGLLANPTLNKRSSSKNLNLQTIASFLPHYNVVENEDLEWALTVCADLGLTSTARDLYFQAGLQALENGYLYEALNNFVNCYDPLEVSGSLHQEGLRKIHYVIWEIIFTDSLVNNSPIDDELINNIVDGEIDIQLHPIIQQSISPYAVLKEYFSSLSTEKTTVEPSSLSKIIHLLKFQYMPKKFRPLLLGQFLLFLRSEVELQIPDLIIMIELIDNYEGDVTGNDKRDGEQLFAYSVAEYKQNIDSDGEQQQLNKLDWREDVVPSSSPTVDDLLALLRRKVSERIAKVFIE, from the coding sequence ATGACACAAGCAAACTTTAATGGCAATGGATACGTTGAGGTCGAAATGTTAGATTTACCAAGTGGGGATGAGGATGGTCAAGATAGTTTCTCTCAGGGAGACGAAtctgcttctttttcatcctcGACGTCCGAATCGGCAACGAAAcctattactactactactactacaagCAGATCGCCGAGCTCTCCAACAAATTCGCCATCCCAACTGCTGTTGTCTTGGTCATCTTCTCCCACTGCTATAAGCGAGTTGTTACACCCTGATACAAACTACCCAGACTTAGTAGACTGGCTTGCATCcgaggaagaagagttggtattttgtttcaataaAGATCTTTATCAACAAACATGCACCCCGAGCACAGGCTTCTTTAAGGCTTATGTTGAGTATGTCAACTCCAACTTTAAGATCACCGAGGAACTTTTGGCATATGTCAAGAGCACTCAAATCGCCAAGCCTTCTACAATTGGTTtaataacaacaaactctgagaatgagaaaaaCACAATTAGTCGGCTAGTGGACGATGCACTTGTAAATGTACTGCAGAACTTGAGTCAATTGATTGAAACCCCCGTAGAAACTGATGAAGAGATAGCcgagaatgaaaaattacaaGATGCAGTCGTTATTTTGAAATGTTTTGAGTCAACTTTTTTGAATACAATGGTGAGAACCAAACCAGAAATTATCATGGAATGGGTTAATAGATTTGATCCGCAACCACCAACCGAGATTGTCAACgaagttgttgttaatgagCCACAGAGCTATTTGCATCCTCTTTTTTGGAAACACATTATTAGTAAATTGGCGATGAGAGGCTTGTTCAAGCAATTGGATGAAATCTTGCAACATGCGGATTATAAAGAGCTCGAAGAGTTGTGCAATCCTTTATTCACGGCTATAGAAGATTTTCGAAATTTGATGTCGATGTACTCGAGCTACGCGCTCAATGGCCAGTTTGCTCGTTGGAAGCTTCTGGCGTGTGAGTATAGAGATTCACTTGCTGATGTAAAGAGCTTGGTGCATGAGGAGGGAGAGAATCCAAAGTACCAGATTATATTGAGTCAATTGTTCGATATTGCATGTTTGATATCGGGTATGGAAAAGACCATTGCTGCTCATTCGGAGAACTGGTACGATATGTACCTTGCTCTATCATTGTATCAAATAAgggatgatgaagaagtatTCAAATACTTCTTTGAAGCTTCAATTCTGGAAAAACCACCGCCTCCACCACACCAATCGACGACATCGTCGTCATCGTTGTTGTCGTCGTCGTGGTCATCGTCGATGTTAGCCCCCAAGAACGGAGAACAGGATTTGGATGCTATGACTGAGGAGTGCTTGTTAAACATTTTGAAAGGCAATTTGATGAAGGCATTGGAGACTGTCTATTACTTGAGCCCGGCAACTGCCGCCTACTTATCGTTGTTCATGGATCTTAAGAACCTTTTAGAAGGCTACTATACCTCACAAGTTCTCCATAGCACTGCAAATAGTGATAATCTGAAAAAGACTGCATCTGAGTATTTCCTTACACGCCACGCTTACAACAATCTTGACATACATGAACTTGTTCCTGTTGGTATTGGTCTTTTGGCAAACCCAACACTTAATAAACGGTCTAGCTCAAAAAACCTCAACCTTCAAACTATAGCATCCTTTTTACCTCATTATAATGTTGTTGAGAACGAAGACTTGGAATGGGCACTCACTGTGTGTGCCGATCTTGGACTTACATCAACTGCTCGTGATTTGTACTTCCAAGCTGGGTTGCAAGCTTTGGAAAATGGCTACTTGTATGAAGCATTAAACAATTTTGTAAATTGTTATGACCCGCTTGAAGTGTCTGGTAGTTTGCACCAAGAAGGGTTAAGAAAAATACACTATGTGATTTGGGAGATCATCTTCACGGATAGCCTTGTCAACAATAGTCCGATAGATGATGAGttaatcaacaacatcgtGGATGGTGAAATTGATATCCAGTTGCACCCGATCATACAGCAAAGCATCTCGCCATACGCCGTATTGAAAgaatatttttcttctttgagCACTGAGAAAACCACTGTGGAGCCCTCGAGCTTGTCGAAAATCATAcatcttttgaaatttcAGTATATGCCCAAGAAATTCAGGCCCTTGTTACTAGGgcaatttcttttgtttttgagaTCCGAGGTTGAGCTTCAAATACCTGACTTGATTATCATGATTGAATTGATTGATAATTACGAGGGTGATGTTACTGGCAATGACAAGAGGGACGGAGAACAGCTATTTGCTTACTCTGTTGCAGAGTACAAGCAAAACATAGATTCGGATGGAGAACAGCAGCAACTAAATAAGTTGGATTGGAGGGAAGATGTAGTGCCGTCCTCCTCTCCTACAGTCGATGACTTATTGGCTTTGTTAAGACGCAAAGTAAGTGAGAGAATAGCAAAGGTGTTTATCGAATAA
- the GEF1 gene encoding glycerol ethanol, ferric requiring protein, protein MSTLDRLEHFDDPLARYSPSLRNTETGLWTKQEQIREVQRFNDFRTIDWVEDELDEQKQRLLKVRHISSRGNNFRDKMLSQTFNWVVLASMGIVIGLIAGTLNIVTSFLASIRMGHCKGAFYLNESFCCWGESSTEHCSKWQTWSSFSGLNYIMYVLLSITMSFIAAKLVKFFAPLAAGSGISEIKCIISGFVMDGFLGWWTLFIKSIGLPLAIGSGLSLGKEGPSVHYAVCVGNSLAKLVNKYKKSASKGREFLTATAAAGVAVAFGSPMGGVLFAIEEMSSVFQLSTLWKSYFCSLVAVTTLAAMNPFRTGQLVLFEVTYDTNWHYFEIPVYVLLGVFGGVYGIVVSKLNIRVVAFRKKYLGNWAIREVFVLTLLTSSFSYFNQFLRLDMTECMQILFHECDANFNNPICDPDQKKVGMFVSLMFATVARMGLTIITYGCKVPAGIFVPSMAAGAMFGRAIGILVDYIYKSHPESFLFSACSENERCIIPGTYAFLGAAAGLCGITDLTVTVVIIMFELTGAVRYIIPTMIVVAITKSINDKWGKGGIADQMILFNGLPLIDSKEDYTFGTTVESAMSPVVTAFSTDADDALTIGQLKKTLRKTSYRGFPVIYSGSNPKIYGYVSRYELEHILSRHVNVNDYAICNFNKEKDGSTDKVAFSSVVNRSPLTVSINASLESVLDMFVKLGPRYILVESESTLVGIITRKDVLRYEYSRHPQDAKESDNNAQDEKIWQFMNLLALSARKNLGKILHNDSNRYV, encoded by the coding sequence ATGTCCACGTTAGACAGACTTGAACATTTTGATGACCCGTTGGCTCGGTACTCGCCATCTCTTCGAAATACAGAGACAGGACTCTGgacaaaacaagaacaaatcAGGGAAGTGCAACGATTCAATGATTTTCGAACCATTGATTGGGTCGAAGATGAACTCGACGAGCAGAAACAGCGACTATTGAAAGTGAGGCACATTTCGAGCAGGGGAAACAACTTTAGAGACAAGATGCTATCGCAAACTTTCAATTGGGTTGTATTAGCAAGTATGGGTATAGTCATTGGACTTATTGCGGGTACCTTGAATATCGTGACATCATTTCTTGCAAGTATTCGAATGGGCCATTGTAAAGGagctttttatttaaatgAATCATTCTGCTGTTGGGGTGAAAGTTCTACTGAGCACTGCTCAAAATGGCAGACGTGGTCGCTGTTTAGTGGCCTTAATTATATAATGTATGTTTTGCTTTCCATCACGATGTCATTCATCGCAGCCAAGCTTGTCAAGTTTTTTGCACCATTGGCTGCCGGCTCTGGAATTTCGGAAATCAAGTGTATTATTTCCGGGTTTGTGATGGACGGGTTTTTAGGCTGGTGGACTCTTTTCATCAAGAGCATTGGTTTACCACTTGCAATTGGTTCAGGTTTGAGTTTGGGTAAGGAAGGGCCTAGTGTTCATTACGCAGTGTGCGTTGGGAACTCGCTAGCGAAATTGGTCAACAAGTATAAGAAATCGGCGTCAAAGGGAAGAGAGTTCCTCACTGCAACCGCAGCGGCAGGCGTTGCAGTTGCATTTGGTTCCCCAATGGGCGgtgttttgtttgcaattgaagaaatgTCCTCTGTTTTCCAGCTATCAACATTGTGGAAGTCTTATTTCTGTTCATTGGTTGCAGTGACAACCTTAGCAGCAATGAACCCATTTCGCACCGGCCAGTTAGTCTTGTTCGAGGTGACATACGATACAAACTGGCACTACTTTGAAATTCCAGTTTACGTACTTCTCGGTGTATTTGGAGGTGTTTACGGGATAGTGGTCTCGAAACTCAATATCCGTGTTGTTGCATTTCGCAAAAAGTATCTTGGTAATTGGGCAATCAGAGAAGTGTTTGTGCTCACATTACTCACGTCGAGCTTTTCGTATTTCAACCAATTTCTTCGACTCGATATGACGGAGTGTATGCAAATATTATTCCATGAATGTGATGCTAATTTCAACAATCCCATATGCGATCCTGACCAAAAGAAAGTCGGAATGTTTGTGTCTTTGATGTTCGCCACAGTTGCAAGAATGGGACTCACTATTATTACATACGGATGCAAGGTGCCTGCAGGGATATTTGTTCCTTCCATGGCAGCTGGTGCAATGTTTGGCAGGGCCATCGGAATCCTAGTTGATTACATCTATAAACTGCACCCCGAAtcatttctcttttcgGCGTGTAGTGAAAACGAGAGATGCATTATTCCAGGAACATATGCATTCTTGGGTGCTGCAGCAGGACTTTGCGGTATCACTGACTTGACGGTTACAGTGGTGATCATCATGTTTGAGTTAACAGGCGCTGTGCGATACATCATTCCTACaatgattgttgttgctataACAAAGAGTATAAATGATAAGTGGGGTAAAGGAGGCATCGCGGACCAAatgattttgtttaatgGCTTACCCTTGATTGATTCTAAAGAGGATTACACATTTGGCACTACTGTGGAATCAGCCATGTCTCCTGTGGTGACTGCATTTTCCACTGACGCAGACGATGCTTTGACTATTGGGcagttgaaaaaaacattGCGCAAAACAAGCTATAGAGGTTTTCCCGTGATATATTCTGGAAGTAATCCCAAAATCTATGGCTATGTGTCAAGATATGAGCTTGAGCATATCTTGCTGCGACACGTCAATGTTAACGACTACgcaatttgcaattttaacaaagaaaaagatgggTCAACAGATAAGGTGGCATTCAGCTCAGTTGTCAATAGATCACCATTAACAGTGAGCATCAATGCTAGCTTAGAGTCTGTGCTCGATATGTTTGTCAAGCTAGGTCCCAGGTACATTTTGGTAGAGCTGGAGAGTACACTTGTGGGGATCATCACTAGAAAGGATGTTTTGCGATATGAGTATTCGAGGCACCCACAAGATGCGAAGGAGTCGGATAATAATGCGcaagatgaaaaaatttggCAATTTATGAATTTACTAGCGTTGTCAGCGAGAAAGAATTTGGGTAAAATTTTACACAACGATTCAAATAGATATGTATAA
- the SNU13 gene encoding RNA binding protein snu13, giving the protein MSAPNPKAFPLADSALTQQILDVAQQAQNLRQLKKGANEATKTLNRGISEFIIMAADAEPIEILLHLPLLCEDKNVPYVFVPSKAALGRACGVSRPVIAASVTSNDASSIKNQIYGIKDKIETLLI; this is encoded by the coding sequence ATGTCAGCACCAAACCCTAAGGCTTTCCCATTGGCAGACTCTGCCTTGACGCAACAAATCTTGGATGTTGCTCAACAAGCCCAAAACTTGAGACAATTGAAGAAAGGAGCTAACGAGGCTACCAAAACTTTGAACAGAGGTATTTCTGAGTTTATCATTATGGCTGCTGATGCCGAGCCTATTGAAATCTTGTTGCACTTGCCATTGTTGTGTGAAGATAAGAACGTTCCATACGTTTTCGTTCCTAGTAAGGCTGCTTTGGGTAGAGCATGTGGTGTTTCAAGACCAGTCATTGCTGCTTCAGTCACTTCAAACGATGCTTCATCAATCAAGAACCAAATCTACGGTATTAAGGATAAGATTGAAACATTGTTGATTTAG
- the CUP5 gene encoding vacuolar ATPase V0 domain subunit c, whose translation MSDLCPVYAPFFGSIGCAAAIVFTCFGASYGTAKSGVGICATSVTRPDLLVKNVVPVVMAGIIAIYGLVVSVLVSDSLAQKQALYTGFIQLGAGLSVGLSGLAAGFAIGIVGDAGVRGTAQQPRLFVGMILILIFAEVLGLYGLIVALLLNSRASQDVTC comes from the exons ATGTCCGACTTGTG TCCTGTTTATGCGCCTTTCTTTGGTTCCATTGGTTGTGCAGCAGCTATTGTTTTCACCTGTTTTGGTGCCTCATACGGAACTGCTAAATCAGGTGTCGGTATCTGTGCTACTTCAGTTACCAGACCAGACCTTTTAGTTAAAAATGTTGTTCCTGTTGTTATGGCGGGTATTATTGCCATTTATGGGTTGGTCGTCTCTGTCCTTGTGAGTGACTCATTAGCTCAAAAGCAAGCATTATATACCGGTTTTATCCAATTAGGTGCTGGTTTGTCAGTTGGATTGTCCGGTTTGGCCGCTGGTTTCGCCATTGGAATTGTGGGTGACGCGGGTGTCAGAGGTACTGCTCAACAACCAAGATTGTTTGtcggaatgattttgatcttGATTTTCGCTGAAGTGTTGGGTTTGTACGGTTTGATTGTGGCATTATTGTTGAACTCGAGAGCTTCACAAGATGTGACTTGTTAG